GTCGCCGGGGAGGCGTACGATCTGAACCGCGTACGCCGTCTCTTCCTGCTGGGCGGGGGCAAGGCCGCGGCGGCCATGGCGGCGGCGCTGGAGCATCTCCTCGGCCCGCGGGTTACTGGCGGCGTGGTCAGCGTGAAGTACGGGCACACCGTGCCCACATCGCGGGTGCGCGTGTTGCAGGCGGGACATCCCCTGCCGGACGCCGCGGGTGTCGCCGCCGCGGAGGAGGTGCTGGCCCTGGCCCGGGAGGCGGGACCCTACGATCTGGTCCTGGTGCTGATCTCAGGAGGAGGCTCCGCTCTGCTGACTGCGCCGGCGGAGGGGGTCACGCTGGAGGACAAGAGCGCCGTCACCCGTCTGCTGCTGGCCGCGGGCGCGCCCATCGGAGAACTCAACGCCGTGCGCAAACACCTCTCCCGAATCAAAGGCGGCCACCTGGCGCGCGCCCTGGCCCCGGCCCGCTCCGTCGCCCTGATCCTCTCCGATGTCCTGGGGAATCCCCTGGACGTGATCGCCTCGGGCCCCACCGTGCCGGATCCCACCACCTTCGGCCAGGCCCTGGAAGTCCTGCGCCGCCGCAACCTCATGGAGGCAGTGCCGGCCGCCGTGCGGGAGGTGCTGCAGCGCGGTGCCGCCGGGCGTCTCCCGGAGACACCCAAGCCGGGCGATCCGGTCTTCGCCCTCACCCGCGCCGCGATCATCGGCGATATCCGGCAGGCCCTGGAGGCGGCGGCGGAGGAGGCGCGCGCACAGGGATTCCGCCCCGTGTTGTTGTCCGCATCCATCGAGGGAGAAGCCCGCGTCGTGGGCGCCGCCCTGGGGCGGATGGCCAGGGAGGCGCGCGCCGGTCGCTTCGGTCCGCCTCCTGTCTGCCTGCTGCAGGGAGGCGAGACGACGGTGACCGTGCGGGGCCAGGGGCGGGGCGGGCGGAACCAGGAGGTGGCGCTGGGCGCGGCGCTGGAGGTCGCCGGGATGCCAGGAGTGCTGGTCCTCTCCGCCGGCACCGACGGCACCGACGGCCCCACCGATGCCGCCGGCGCAGTGGCGGACGGGACGACCCTGCGGCGGGCTGAGGCGCTGGGGCTGGACCCGCACGACGCCCTGGCTCGCAACGACGCCTACCCGTTCTTCGCCGCGCTGGGGGACCTGCTGATTACCGGCCCGACCCTGACCAATGTGAATGACCTGATGCTGGTGCTGGTGGAGGACCCACACGCCCGGAGCGCTTAATTGACGCTGCAGATGGCCCGTGCTATAAGGGGGTGGCCGTGAAGGTCCTCTATGCCGTCTCGGAGGCCGTTCCCTTCGTCAAGACTGGCGGCCTGGCCGATGTGGGCGGTGCACTTCCTGCAGCCCTGGCGCGGATGGGACACGACGTGCGTCTGGTCCTGCCGCGCTACCGGGCCGTCGCTACTGCCGGACTCACCCCGCGGTTTCCCCTGCGCCTTTCCCTGGGAGAGGGCACCATAGAAGGCGCGGTGCTGGAGGGGCGCGCTCCCTCCGGCGTCCCGGTCTTCTTCATCGAGTGTCCCCCCCTGTTCGACCGGGAGGGCCTCTACGGGCAGGATGGGGTCGACTACCCTGACAACCTGCTGCGCTTCGCCTTTTTCAGCCAGGCCGTGGTCGCTGTCGCCGCCCAGGCGCACCAGCCGGAGGTGATCCACTGCAACGACTGGCACACCGGCCTGGTGCCGGCCTACCTGCGGCTGCGGGAGCGGGCGCGGCAGCAGGGCGCGTGGCCGACGCTGTTCACCGTGCACAACATCGCCATGCAGGGCATTTTTCCCTCCGAGCAGTTTCCCCTTCTGGGTCTGCCGCGGGAGTTCTTCAGCCCCGAGGGGCTGGAGTTCTGGGGGCAGGTGAACTGCCTGAAGGCGGGGCTGGTCTATGCCGACCTGCTGAGCACCGTCAGCGAGACCTACGCCCGGGAGATCCAGACGCCGGAGTTCGGGGCGGGGCTGGAAGGCGTGCTGGCCTCACGGCGGCATGATCTTCATGGTGTGCTCAACGGCGCGGACTACACCCAGTGGGACCCGCGGGTGGATCCCTACATCCCCGTGCGCTACGGTCCCGAGGATCTGGAGGGGAAGCGGGCCTGCAAGCGGGCGCTGCAGAAGGAATCTGGGCTGGAGGTCCTGCCCTACGCGCCGCTGCTGGCTATGGTCAGCCGGCTCACCGACCAGAAGGGCTGCGACCTGGTGGCCGCGGTGCTGCCGGCGCTGGTGGAGCGGGGGGCACAGTTCGTCCTGCTGGGGATGGGCGAGCCCCGCTACCACGCCCTCTTCACCCACCTGGCTCGCCAGTACCCGCGGCAGATCTGTGTCGCCATGCGCTTTGACGAGGCCCTGGCGCACCGCATCGAGGCAGGAGCAGACATCTTCCTCATGCCCTCGCGCTTCGAACCTTCTGGCCTGAACCAGCTCTACAGCATGCGCTACGGGACGGTGCCGGTGGTGCGGCGCACCGGAGGGCTCGCCGACTCGGTGACGGACGCCACGGAAGAGACTATCCGCGCCGGCGTG
The genomic region above belongs to Armatimonadota bacterium and contains:
- a CDS encoding glycerate kinase, which translates into the protein MSLRLFPEAFFHAGDSPALRRAAVRCLQAALRAADPQAALARAVTLQDHLLRVAGEAYDLNRVRRLFLLGGGKAAAAMAAALEHLLGPRVTGGVVSVKYGHTVPTSRVRVLQAGHPLPDAAGVAAAEEVLALAREAGPYDLVLVLISGGGSALLTAPAEGVTLEDKSAVTRLLLAAGAPIGELNAVRKHLSRIKGGHLARALAPARSVALILSDVLGNPLDVIASGPTVPDPTTFGQALEVLRRRNLMEAVPAAVREVLQRGAAGRLPETPKPGDPVFALTRAAIIGDIRQALEAAAEEARAQGFRPVLLSASIEGEARVVGAALGRMAREARAGRFGPPPVCLLQGGETTVTVRGQGRGGRNQEVALGAALEVAGMPGVLVLSAGTDGTDGPTDAAGAVADGTTLRRAEALGLDPHDALARNDAYPFFAALGDLLITGPTLTNVNDLMLVLVEDPHARSA
- the glgA gene encoding glycogen synthase GlgA, encoding MKVLYAVSEAVPFVKTGGLADVGGALPAALARMGHDVRLVLPRYRAVATAGLTPRFPLRLSLGEGTIEGAVLEGRAPSGVPVFFIECPPLFDREGLYGQDGVDYPDNLLRFAFFSQAVVAVAAQAHQPEVIHCNDWHTGLVPAYLRLRERARQQGAWPTLFTVHNIAMQGIFPSEQFPLLGLPREFFSPEGLEFWGQVNCLKAGLVYADLLSTVSETYAREIQTPEFGAGLEGVLASRRHDLHGVLNGADYTQWDPRVDPYIPVRYGPEDLEGKRACKRALQKESGLEVLPYAPLLAMVSRLTDQKGCDLVAAVLPALVERGAQFVLLGMGEPRYHALFTHLARQYPRQICVAMRFDEALAHRIEAGADIFLMPSRFEPSGLNQLYSMRYGTVPVVRRTGGLADSVTDATEETIRAGVATGFVFDAYDPLALLGALDRALEAFRDPLIWRRIQLAGMRADFSWERSAQRYLALYEQAVGRKVGGLAAGS